The segment aaccccaaaacactttactttagaaaaaaaaccaataatgaattttcccccaaaaaaaaagtaataagaaATACCAACAACCCCTCGAGACTGGAAGCTAAAAGTTacctagaaaaaaaactccccaaaaagttacacaaaaaaactgaagctcaattttctaaaatgatcaataaaagaaaattcgagCCAAGAGACGTAATTTAACGGGAGCTTTTTTAGTCCACGAGTGAGGGGATGTGTAAGGACTTCCTAAacactttaagaaaaaaaacggtgAGAGAATTCCCACCACAAATAAAACTTCTCTTTTAACATCTTCGAAACTGATCTCTGTGAGGAATGAGACGGTTaaatagcaataaaaaaaatctcataacgCTTTAGGGAGAAAGAGATCCAAAATGAGATAAAACGCAAAAAGAAACTAATAgttatcaacaaaaaaatgtggcaaaatttccttgattttaaacttcaagcaaaaaaattgatatgaaGACATGTTGCATTCCTCCCCCTCATTTAAAAACAGCACAATCAGGAAGCGTCCGGCGCCCGCACGTACAACATCCGAATCGTCCAGTAAGAAGgagaatgaggagaaaaagaTAAAAGCAGAAGATGAGGAATGGGAGAAGGCGTCAGCAAAGGATGAGAGTACGGATGCAATTTCACCGGCAAAGGTGAAATCCGAAGCAGGTGATGGGGAAAAGGAAGCTGCTGATGGGGCAGATGCTGAAAATGAGAGTACAGCTAGTGGACAGAAGGAGGATAAGCCCAAAAGGCGATCAAGTGATGATGAGAATTTACCCAAAAGTCGCTTTACAGGGAAATCTTTCATAAAGCTCACTTGTATTCATTGCTGCTCCAAATTTCTCACCTTTAAGGTAAGAAGTgcattttgtttgaaaaaaaaaattgtaatttttgcgACGTTTCGAGTTCCTTTGAACCCATCCTCAGgtttaaaatcaaagaattagaggtttaaatttattacttctGAGTTTTGATTGTAGTATACATTATAGGTTTCTATTTAGTACTTTCTTAGCTTTTTATCCTCAAtcagtgattttttaaacGCTAAAAACGAATAActttatttcaaattgaatttagtacttttaggcttaaatttagtacagaaagtgtgaatattttttctttaattttcacacttttttctttaattttttctttaaaaaaacatgTGATTTACCAGAactttcaatttagtactttttagattatttttagtactttatttattttttaactgtTAAGCACTTTCTAAGACTATACTTCTTAATCGCTGACTTATTAaatctaaaaatgaataacttttttttcaggttgaatttagtacttttagatttaaaattagtacagaaattctgaaaatgttttctttaattttcctctgaattaaaaaaatatatgtgaaATACCAGAACTTTCAATTAGTACTTTTAAGCTTGTATTTAGTACTTTCTAAGATTTTACTCCTCaatatgagaatttttgagGCTGAGAACCGAATTACATTTCATCAGGtggaatttagtactttctaggttataatttagtactttttgggcttgagcttgaatttagtatcgTTGTACTttcaccatttttttctcgattAAAAGCTAAGGGTTATTTATTTACCGAACATTTTGACATCTttgcgaatcatccgaatattttcattcagataaatgCCCCTTATTTTGAAGTCTTTTGACTTGCATTTATTCGAAAAAGGATGTTATGCGTTTGTATTAAAtccaaatttgattttcctaCCCGTTTTGGACATGaagatattgcaaaaattgaaaattttcaagatggccACTAGGGATTAtaagtgaatttattgtaTAGAGGGAATTATTCCATGAGGATAATatattatcaatttaaaatttatatttgttgTGAAATTTGAGATGTAACAGAAAAtcctttgagatttttttcaaaatggccgacaATACCTTTCCGACATTTTGAAAggaatgaagttttttttgtttatgtttcttttctaaaagatTAATACACGatacaaaatttgaagcattttaaCGGATACAGCCTATCCCCTTATGTAGTCGTTGTTCTCCCTTCGTATCAAGAGGCTATCGGGATAAGAGAAACGTGAGGACCCTTTTATGAATAGAAGCGTATAACGTTTTCACAATCTAACTGATCAATGGACTTTAACGGGTAACAAATAACAAAACACttgtaaattacattttctagGCTTATAGCCGGCATTTGTACGGGGGTGCCCACAAAGCAACTATGTATCGTCTTTCGCGTGACCTCAAGGAGAAGTTAGCATCAATGCGTCTAAAGCAGCGTGCTGAACAACGTGAAATGGAGAAGGATTTAACGGAAGATGAAATAAATACGCGCCCACATTTTTGTCTTCTGTGCCGTCTTAGCTATCGGCAGGAGAAGAGTGTGCACCAAAATTCAGATGCACACAAATCCATGAGACGCTTCCTACTACCCTACTGTGGTACATGTAAGCTCAGCTTTAAATCTCCAATTGCCTATGAGACCCATCGATGCTCCTTAGAGCATATTAAGCGCAAGGCACGCGTGGATGCGGCTAAGAATGCCGATAATAGCGGAGATGAGCTTGATTTGGAGAACTTCATGACATTAGATTCAGTTGGAAGTGTCGATGGTGAGTGCTTCGACAATGGTAAGGAGAAGGCGAGATgaaagaaggagaaagaagTTCCACGCGCGATTGTATTTTATTTggggtgatgatgatgaattgGATTTGTTGCTATGTTCTCCTCTTTTGCAGATGATCCTACTTTGGCGGATGCCAATGAAGAGGGTGCCAGTGAGGAGGTTGCAGCACCGAAGCGTGAAATAAATGTTGGGAGTGAGTACTTGAAGAAGGTGGAGACACTCTACTGCGAACTCTGCCGCATCTACCTGTCGCATCGTGATGATCAGGAGAAAGTGCTGAAGGAGCACTGTGGCGTACGGAGTCATTTACGGGCATTTTTGCGTCACAAGGAAGACAGGACACTGCGGAAGGAAGCCGAAAGGGTGCATAGGAAGCAGCATGAGGAGGAAGATGAAGGAGAGGAAGGGAAGAAGAAGACAACTGATGGTGAGGAGAAGGAGGATGGGGTGGAAAAGGATGAAGGAGCCGGGGAGGATGATGCAGAGTCCAGCATAGGGAATACACAGAGCCAGAATGAGATGTCAAAGGGCGAGGAAACGGAGGGTGAGGAGAAACTTTGGGCGGATGTGGATAAGGATTTGGGTGAATTGCTGAATGAAGTGCAACCCGAAggggaggaggaggagaaTGACGATGAGGATGACGAAGACTCCAGACCGGACAATGAGAGGTTGTCGCAAAGCTCACCATAggagtgagaagaaaaaactaattattcttaTCAATGTGTGTGATCCTTTCGGTTGATTgcctgtttttcttttgttttctttgcaaaaaaaataatcatacaGGTATGACAGATTCAGGAATAGTGAAAAGAATGCAGAGAAAGTACAACGTGAAGGGAATGATGAGAAAGACGGGGCAGCAAAAACAGAGAATGGGGATATAAAGGAGAATGGAACGGCTGAAGTGAAAGCATAATGAGACACCATCTAACCGAATCTTCAATCCTCAATTGACATCCACCACAATATTTTACTCCTATGTACTTCCATGTTTCGAAAATAAGAAATggatgaaaagcaaaaaaaaaacaaagtttttgcttctcttccttttgtatttctttcctttcttaGGGCTACATTTCAAAATCATCTCGTAGATCGTTATATTCAAGGACATGCTGCCTAATGGCTGATCCATCGACCCAGGTGACAAAATCTTCGAGAGTTCGGGAAACAAGGAAGGCAGGATCTTTAACGACATCAGCACCCACACGTACGTGACCGTGTTCAACGAGTTTTGTAGCATTCTTCGTGGTTTCGGACATTTTAtctgcaaaaggaaaaaacttGAGGATATGCAATTGCAAAGCAAACTAGCTGAGTGGTTGGcataattctcaaaattctatataaaaaaacgttttataCGACAAAAGTAGCGACAAGTGACGATTTATCTAAGGAATTGCCTTTTTCctgaagagaaattaatttctattcaaGATAATCTACCATTTTCTTGATTAGAATGGCACCTTTGGATGGAAAACTTTCATGGAGAACTTTTAGCGGccacaatttttaagatatcgacttggaataaaaagcaaataaaactttttgagtttacgcatcTTTTGGTGGCAGAAGTTTTCTGGCAGATGTCAAGACCAATGGCAAAATGAAACCAGAGACAGACTTTCCTTTTCAATTCTACCGGAATCAACAGGATTATAAGCAACCATTTCTAGCTTAATGCTCATCTGGCCAGGTTTAGTATAGTGGAGGAGAGTATGTTATGTGATGTTTGTAATTTGTATGAAGATGTTGATGATGTGCTGTTTATTTGTCCTAGGTGTGTTAGTGGGAGAGAGGAGCTTATTAGTGCGTGTAGTGAAGTCTGTGATAGTCCTTATTCTAGGGACATTGTGGCACTAACCATTGAGCAAAGGAGATTGGGACTGCTGATGGGAATCGCAGATTTCCTGAAACGGAACAGGATCTCCCTGTGAGGCAATCGGTTTGCCTCAAGACTGCAGTCCAGTAGTCCCTTTTGACTACAGACTTTCTAATTCGGGTGGgagggtggcaaaaaaaatctcaatccaatcaaaagttacTCGCTGTTAAAATCATGCCCAAAAATCAGTGGATTTTCCAAGAAAGcatcataaagaaaaatttcttacttCTAACCATGATGACCGGCAACCGTCGACGACAGAAGCTACTTGCTGTGACCTTTTCAACATTACCGAGATCCCATTTTGTGGGAATCAATCCCAGAATGTACAGCTTCTCCAGCAATCTGGAACTTGCATCCGTCCGGAAGGGATCAGCTGCATCTAATGTGGAGATTTTCTTGGCAATTTCTCTGATTTCTCTCGAAAGTTTGTTGTACCTGAAAGAAGAGTTTTTCCAATTAATACcttaaaggaaataaatttaaaaggatattttttcttacattgtGTATTCTTCACGCTTCTGAATATGATATTTTCgcattattttgttttcatgAAGTGTATTATCAACGCCCCATTTGATAAAGTCCACCTTCTTCAGGAGTTTCTGTTCgtggaatttcaattttcgcACCATTTTCACGGTTTATTTGTTGTAATGAAGCCTTTTAATTCACTGAAATCGTCGAAATTCTTGTTTTTGAGCAAAGTTTGTTTTGCACGTTTTGCAGCACGCATTGCCAACTgtcaaattcaaattagatGATCCCACAGGGTTCGTCAATGTctccaaaaatataataaaaatgcatatttaaaaaatcctcttCTATagcattttgtgaatattttaatgaaatattgaataataAGAATGATAaggattgaagaaaaattaaataaaaactgcAGTACTTTTAGGGACCGTCTAATATAGTGAAGACGAGTGAGGACGCTAATATAAAAGCTGCTGTATGATCCCCCACTGTATTTAGTTTGTTCTTTCTACgcgttttgaaaattttcctctcgaatttattgcaaaagaatCTCCCAGgagagagtgaaaaatgtgttgaaaattaattaagaacaAATAAAGAAACCTCGAGAGTCAATATAACTTCATgtgagtaaattaaaattgatttttaagggGGGATGTGAGAAAGTTCTTTGCTGGGGTACTTTCTCATCCCCTTTTCTGACAGCTGTTGCACCTTTTTCACGGGGATGTTGCACCTTTTTCCCCACAGAAGCATATCAAATTATGGAGAATAGTGCCAAGAAAGTCCTCCTAATTGCTACACTTTACCTCTTCATCAGCTTTCaggtgagaaaaaatacaaaaccgGGATGTTCCTTGAAgcggaattttatttttggattcTTTCGTGACTTTCAGACACGCACCACGGAGGCATTTGACACAGATGACTATGCCCTGGAAAGTCGTCAATTTCTGCAGAAGGCCATCGAGGAGGTGGGTAGGACGCAGAATAATCCACAAAATGCAGCAGGTGTGAAGGAACAGCTGTTAGCTGTGAATTCCACGTATACCTACGACGATTCCTGGCCATCGCCTGGAAAGATGAATTCCATCTCGGCTGTGTCACTGGATCGTGAGGGTAATGTCGTGATCTTCCATCGTGCTGGACGCGTGTGGGGACAACTCACGTTCgatatgaaaaatcaatttacccAGACACAGCTGGGTGCCATCCAGGAGAGTACAATCTTGGCATTTAGCCGTAAAACAGGGATTCTCAGGTACTCCCTGGGTAGGAATCTCTTCTACATGCCCCACGGGCTGACAGTGGATGACGACTCGAATATCTGGGTAACAGATGTTGCCCTGCATCAAGTTATGAAACTCAGGAAGGATCAAGATAAACCCCTAATGGTGCTGGGAAGGAGATTTAAACCCGGCAATGGGGCAGATACCTTCTGTAAGCCAACATCTGTTGCTGTCCTACCTAGTGGGGACTTTTTCGTGGCAGATGGATACTGCAATGCGCGCATTATTAAATTCTCCGCGGCAGGAAAAAGGATTCTAACATGGGGAGAGAATTCTTTTCAAGGTAAGAAGAAGGATTTGAGTTAGAgagaacgtggcccaatttcGACCTCCAGAGGTCCACGAATAGTGAATTTGGTGCCATTCTAAAGCTATTTTTTGCTCTTTCTATTCccataattttctacatttaatgttttatcgGTTTCAAGTAATAGCTGATTGAAAAAAAGGCCAAAGGAGGTcagaattgggccacgttcccctacatattattggaaatttttctccaaccttttaaataattcttttatgttgtatttgaaattttgaaacttggggtagattctgataaaaatcttttcttacaattcgtcagttaaaagatttttggtattctggaaaattttttatagaattttgacattttttttacttctacatttaatcggatttttgaaggaaaaattactttttcaggCTTCTTTTAAGTTCTTTCTAACTGTTTTCAGGAACAACtaacttattttcttttttagaacGACAACAGAACGTTTTAATAActccatctgtcaaaatcttacagagaagaaaaaagatttttgtcagaatctacattttatttgctttattggattttttttaacattctaaatgtttttttttttttattttattagtttgaaGATGGAAGTttgatttttacttttttttctaaaaatattttagattaacttatttttaacttttgaagctcaaaatttacttttaggattctattaaaaattttgaagcctaaaattttcttttctaattttattaaaaattttaaagctttaaattttcttttttgaatttcactttaaaatttgcagctcaaaatttgcttttttggctatttttaatttagaagcttttgttacttaattaattattattattatttaatattaataattattattaattcctaattaatgaattaatcctaaaattaacttttaggattctattgaaaatgttggaatctaaaattaatattttttattttattgaaaattttagagctaaaaattttcttcttttttaatttcatttgattttaaattcaaaatttgcttttttggctttttttataaattctgaagatgaaaattttagaacctcatttgaaaagttcaaaacgtgctttttgatgttttttttttttaattttcaatcataaaatttgctattttgattatttatttatttgtttaaacgTTGAAaccttttatgattttatgtgaaattttaaagcttaatatttgttttttttttaattgtcaaGCACAAAATGTGCGAAAGttctttatttgttttttttttggtttttatttaaaattttaaaatctttaattttcttttttgagtttatttgtaacttcaaaaactttctttttttttcattttactagAAGTTTTGTAGcctcaattttttaagaaatcctataaattacattttttgattttttttaagaaaactgaaaaaattcataaaataatttttaaaaatataactCAACAGaccctaaaaattaaattatttattgtacTTATAAAAAacgtttattattatttaataagcCTAAGAATGTTCTAAAAGGTTGACCCGCATTTCACTGTTAGTTTGTTATTTTGTGCTAGTTTCCGCATTCATTGGTAGTGTATGTAAATTAAACTATTCGTGTTAATTTTGAGAGAATAACAACCCACCGAAATATATGAGAGGCCAGCTGTGCAAAGAGATAATTCTTTTACGTTAAACGTGTTAAATAAtctttctcaatgaatttttcatgaaaatttctgtttttttctttttaggagTTGCTCACAAAATAGCCCCACCAAACTTCCTGGCAATTCCACATGCCCTCACTTTGGCACGTGACAAAGGGCTCGTTTGTGTGGCAGACCGTGAGAATGGACGCGTGCAGTGCTTCCATGCTACAAATGGTACATTCCATTCGCAGTATCACAGCCCATTGGTCGGAGATCGAATCTACGGTGTGTCCTATGCCCCAATTGACGGTGGACATTTGTACGTGATTAATGGGCCTCTCCTGGCTTTTGCCTTGTGGCCCGGACAGGAGAATTCTGAGACCTACCATGAAGTTCGGGGGTTTGTCTTTGACATGACCACGCAGGCGGTGGTGGATAAATTTGGACTACCCAACAAGGACTTTAGCAATCCCCACGATGTTGTGGTATCTGCGGACGGGGCGGAGGTGTATGTGGCGGAAATTGGTGAACTTCGACCCAGAAAATTCATCTCGAGCATTAAACGAAAGGTCGATGGGGCATATGAAGGTAAAACACGTTGGATTTACGGTACAAACTATTCATATCGCAGCATTAATTCTCATCTCGTAGGTGTTGGTGGTAACAGTACGGGTGGGGTGGCACCGAAGGCAGCCACGAGTGTGGTTGATTCCGGGGCCACAGCCCTCCTTGCCGTGATTCTCATTGTGGTGTTTGCCATTGCCGCTTTTGGGGCCACATTGCTTGTCATGCGACAGCGGAAACGAGGTATGGAGCCGTCTGAGAATGATAATGATATCGAGTACAGCCGGCTCGTATCTAAAAACACGCGCAGTGAAGAATAATGCgattagttttttcttttttcttcattttcttaagcaaaaaatTGCCTCATACACATTTCCCATTACATATTcctgctttaaaaaatatttcattgtaatttacatttaaaacaaaaaaaaaaaaaaacgaatgagGTGCTGCTAGAGTAGAGGAGTGATAGGTTTTAgaggggaaaatattttacttaatcCAGTGATTTTTgactgattttcttttataaatttagaCTTTGCCGGGAAGAgttaattttatatcattatgtagctaatttattttttaaaaaactaaacCTAATAGTTTTATGAACgtaaacttaaagaaaaaaactttaaaataagtCAAGATTAAGGATAATAAGAAGTCAATTTATCTAAGATAATCCCAAAaaccaagaaaaatttcaatatgtattcccaaaaaaaaaccaatttttggTTGGGAGTTCATTTGacctcaaataagacatttttaataaaaattcaaactttgaTTTAGGGGAGatcggggtaaaaaaagtcacttaagagtttagaaaaagctcaaaatgtcatatttcccaaataaataaagcgaaatgtataacacatttctttaggaaatttattactgccctataactctctCTTCCTGATCCTTTGTGGATCAGGGACCATAAAGACACAGTTCTGCGTTGATTTGGttcaatgttaaaaaataactacctctccaaaatgaaacattttcaaaatcgaatatttatttaggtACACGTATGACTCAATTGTCCTCAAAGAATTATGCCgagttttaagttttcttaaacatgATTAAAGTTAGGCCtaagcataattttttaagctcaGTCATAAGTTTTCTGAAACCAGGCTTATGTTTTCAAAAGTTGTTTTCTTAAACcggatttaagttttttaggcTAGGCCtatacttatttttttaaggtcagtCATAAGATTCCCTAAATTGGGCTGATGTTTTCAAAAGTTAGTTACGATTGGAAAAGGATTGAACTGGATTGAACGCATtttgtaggggagaccggggttaaaaaagtcacttaagggtttagaaaaagctcaaaatatcatatttcccaaatagataaagcaaaatgtatagctcatttctttaggaaatttactaccctacaactctttctcagaccattttgttctatctaggtaggaaatatgatattttaggccttttctaaacccttaggTAACTTTATtggccccggtctcccctatttttacgaatttcagTGTTAAAAAAcggttatattttttttgatatacagtagaagtccacatcaacgaacaatcggatgtactactctcgcgcattatttttaatacgcgagagtagtacatccTATTGTTCGTTGATGAGGACTTCAACTGTACATAGTATTTGggtataaaaaattgattaaaatcatGTAAAGTACAGTCCGTCCCGATTTAGCTGGATCTGACCTTAAACCCTTAAAAGCCTGAcctaaaaaaacttaagcccaTTCAAAAAATGGCAGTTTcctttaaaaagatttaaccCCTAACGACCAATGCAATGGTACGTTTTCGTTCCATAGctctattttgaaaatatttaattttagataaattattaattttttattgagctAAAACCAAAGCAGGACGATATCTTTATAGTCCCTGGACAATTTGAGAATACAAAAGGACATCTCCAAGGTCTCACAGGaccaggaaggacgaaaagtaaaaactaaaaattcgaTGTTTTTTCGagttttggccaaaaatgttttatttaagcCAAACAAAactcccaaaaatttattttcacgtcAATACCTTTGCTGGATTCCTTACGGTCCTTAAGGGGTTAAGCCTAGCTTTAGAAACAAACTAAGCCAGACTTATAGTAGAGAGTTTCACTTGAAATCCCATAAAAAATCggataaaatgctttttatctttaacttttatttgttaaattgttaaccctttcgcgtccacgtgaaacattgaaacattcgctcttcttatcacgatatttattctgtggatgctTTCAGAGGACCTTTCTAAGTcgaaacgtcttctttggcctcttttgcgtgagaatttgatgcatttatcatttgaaaaagcaatttaattcataaaaatttggaaaactaaaacgcgaaagggttaaggcAGCTAAACTTACTTTATTtaggatttaattttaaggaacCCAATTCCTTTTTAAGGTCACTCCTCTACTCTCTCGGTACTCTTGACAATCGCAAAAGAATGTGGGAGCTCAAGCAATAAATGTGCACGAGATGGAATGAGCTTGAGTGGCTTGAAGagattatacaaaaaaaaagagaaaaaaaagaaaagagtgGGGCTCTGCTTATAAAAGGGGCAAACATCCTgattatatattaatttttaagtttatttatgtattttttttataaatcctcAGGTgataaaaaagacattttttatatataattttactgcttttacattttgtaattaatctttaattataattattttttaaaaatattttatgtcgcatcaacaaattttattttttaatttttatttttttctgcatttagataatttttttcaggcAGACTTTTAAGTTGTTTTGAATTAgcaaaaaggcaaaaagtgTGTGTGAGAGAACAAGTGTAAGggagtttcttttctttgttctAAGGCTAAGAACTCTTTGAATCCTGCGTGTCcaccaatttaaaaaaaaaaggaaaacttgtAAAATCTgataaagaatttgaaaaaaatatatatatattgtgaatgttgagagaaaattaaaagaaaaaaattacaaaatattctattgaatgtataaattataaaaaaatgaaatattgtgTAAAGTCTATTAATTAGTGTTTATAAAAAATGACAGATTATCACTATTTCTGGCTCAATAAAAGAATCTTgaaaaatacacacacacacgtgaTTCAAAAAGGTC is part of the Lutzomyia longipalpis isolate SR_M1_2022 chromosome 3, ASM2433408v1 genome and harbors:
- the LOC129791833 gene encoding zinc finger protein on ecdysone puffs isoform X3 encodes the protein MRGGRGFSRGGFSRGGGSSYRGSSGSSYRGGGSSSRGGSSSSSYSGGKGRYNYDNYSSSSHGNRYNSGNQYGNRDHSSGPPFKRRNDRDFRSPDRKRVRNDHHQGMPPPRRSHDSYGSSADRGYSGGGSYDKSSHYRGGSGSRMGRHSHHSPPPSRGTSFRSQRSDSFSSGGPHRRPEAPMGPPPSRTNRIQGYRGRLPPSSRGGGILRRGGVSIARKRIDMRMKVRSREILQQKLARMRSTIRKRPAPARTTSESSSKKENEEKKIKAEDEEWEKASAKDESTDAISPAKVKSEAGDGEKEAADGADAENESTASGQKEDKPKRRSSDDENLPKSRFTGKSFIKLTCIHCCSKFLTFKAYSRHLYGGAHKATMYRLSRDLKEKLASMRLKQRAEQREMEKDLTEDEINTRPHFCLLCRLSYRQEKSVHQNSDAHKSMRRFLLPYCGTCKLSFKSPIAYETHRCSLEHIKRKARVDAAKNADNSGDELDLENFMTLDSVGSVDDDPTLADANEEGASEEVAAPKREINVGSEYLKKVETLYCELCRIYLSHRDDQEKVLKEHCGVRSHLRAFLRHKEDRTLRKEAERVHRKQHEEEDEGEEGKKKTTDGEEKEDGVEKDEGAGEDDAESSIGNTQSQNEMSKGEETEGEEKLWADVDKDLGELLNEVQPEGEEEENDDEDDEDSRPDNERYDRFRNSEKNAEKVQREGNDEKDGAAKTENGDIKENGTAEVKA
- the LOC129791833 gene encoding zinc finger protein on ecdysone puffs isoform X4, with protein sequence MRGGRGFSRGGFSRGGGSSYRGSSGSSYRGGGSSSRGGSSSSSYSGGKGRYNYDNYSSSSHGNRYNSGNQYGNRDHSSGPPFKRRNDRDFRSPDRKRVRNDHHQGMPPPRRSHDSYGSSADRGYSGGGSYDKSSHYRGGSGSRMGRHSHHSPPPSRGTSFRSQRSDSFSSGGPHRRPEAPMGPPPSRTNRIQGYRGRLPPSSRGGGILRRGGVSIARKRIDMRMKVRSREILQQKLARMRSTIRKRPAPARTTSESSSKKENEEKKIKAEDEEWEKASAKDESTDAISPAKVKSEAGDGEKEAADGADAENESTASGQKEDKPKRRSSDDENLPKSRFTGKSFIKLTCIHCCSKFLTFKAYSRHLYGGAHKATMYRLSRDLKEKLASMRLKQRAEQREMEKDLTEDEINTRPHFCLLCRLSYRQEKSVHQNSDAHKSMRRFLLPYCGTCKLSFKSPIAYETHRCSLEHIKRKARVDAAKNADNSGDELDLENFMTLDSVGSVDDDPTLADANEEGASEEVAAPKREINVGSEYLKKVETLYCELCRIYLSHRDDQEKVLKEHCGVRSHLRAFLRHKEDRTLRKEAERVHRKQHEEEDEGEEGKKKTTDGEEKEDGVEKDEGAGEDDAESSIGNTQSQNEMSKGEETEGEEKLWADVDKDLGELLNEVQPEGEEEENDDEDDEDSRPDNERFRNSEKNAEKVQREGNDEKDGAAKTENGDIKENGTAEVKA
- the LOC129791833 gene encoding zinc finger protein on ecdysone puffs isoform X5, which produces MRGGRGFSRGGFSRGGGSSYRGSSGSSYRGGGSSSRGGSSSSSYSGGKGRYNYDNYSSSSHGNRYNSGNQYGNRDHSSGPPFKRRNDRDFRSPDRKRVRNDHHQGMPPPRRSHDSYGSSADRGYSGGGSYDKSSHYRGGSGSRMGRHSHHSPPPSRGTSFRSQRSDSFSSGGPHRRPEAPMGPPPSRTNRIQGYRGRLPPSSRGGGILRRGGVSIARKRIDMRMKVRSREILQQKLARMRSTIRKRPAPARTTSESSSKKENEEKKIKAEDEEWEKASAKDESTDAISPAKVKSEAGDGEKEAADGADAENESTASGQKEDKPKRRSSDDENLPKSRFTGKSFIKLTCIHCCSKFLTFKAYSRHLYGGAHKATMYRLSRDLKEKLASMRLKQRAEQREMEKDLTEDEINTRPHFCLLCRLSYRQEKSVHQNSDAHKSMRRFLLPYCGTCKLSFKSPIAYETHRCSLEHIKRKARVDAAKNADNSGDELDLENFMTLDSVGSVDGECFDNDDPTLADANEEGASEEVAAPKREINVGSEYLKKVETLYCELCRIYLSHRDDQEKVLKEHCGVRSHLRAFLRHKEDRTLRKEAERVHRKQHEEEDEGEEGKKKTTDGEEKEDGVEKDEGAGEDDAESSIGNTQSQNEMSKGEETEGEEKLWADVDKDLGELLNEVQPEGEEEENDDEDDEDSRPDNERLSQSSP
- the LOC129791833 gene encoding zinc finger protein on ecdysone puffs isoform X1, which gives rise to MRGGRGFSRGGFSRGGGSSYRGSSGSSYRGGGSSSRGGSSSSSYSGGKGRYNYDNYSSSSHGNRYNSGNQYGNRDHSSGPPFKRRNDRDFRSPDRKRVRNDHHQGMPPPRRSHDSYGSSADRGYSGGGSYDKSSHYRGGSGSRMGRHSHHSPPPSRGTSFRSQRSDSFSSGGPHRRPEAPMGPPPSRTNRIQGYRGRLPPSSRGGGILRRGGVSIARKRIDMRMKVRSREILQQKLARMRSTIRKRPAPARTTSESSSKKENEEKKIKAEDEEWEKASAKDESTDAISPAKVKSEAGDGEKEAADGADAENESTASGQKEDKPKRRSSDDENLPKSRFTGKSFIKLTCIHCCSKFLTFKAYSRHLYGGAHKATMYRLSRDLKEKLASMRLKQRAEQREMEKDLTEDEINTRPHFCLLCRLSYRQEKSVHQNSDAHKSMRRFLLPYCGTCKLSFKSPIAYETHRCSLEHIKRKARVDAAKNADNSGDELDLENFMTLDSVGSVDGECFDNDDPTLADANEEGASEEVAAPKREINVGSEYLKKVETLYCELCRIYLSHRDDQEKVLKEHCGVRSHLRAFLRHKEDRTLRKEAERVHRKQHEEEDEGEEGKKKTTDGEEKEDGVEKDEGAGEDDAESSIGNTQSQNEMSKGEETEGEEKLWADVDKDLGELLNEVQPEGEEEENDDEDDEDSRPDNERYDRFRNSEKNAEKVQREGNDEKDGAAKTENGDIKENGTAEVKA